In Candidatus Omnitrophota bacterium, a genomic segment contains:
- a CDS encoding ComEC family competence protein — MKHPLVWITALFCSGIICCAALKMPFIVSYGLTAGLCLAVFCLPSRNRYKDTLILLLVFCSGSASYANSRVLPASHIRWLGYKARDNICQVKGYIVDQPVFRDGKTSFMLASREFCLDRSKRNCCGKLIVNINGEKFLNCGDILLLSGRLVRPFFGAGSGPSRRKRGYADYLYDQGVYLLMKVDNPIRAIVLGQNKASLLKRFSFRLKQGIERVIYKRLSPAAAGIIDAMVLGEKKGVPPLIYRSMMKSGTVHILVVSGFNVGIVIVLIFSGLKIFRISRNIRFYLALPLMLVYCLMTGASNPVVRATIMALVLGFAYYLRREADIYNACAAAALLILVIEPRELFDIGFQLSFVSVIALVYLYPVLKRMLNMEKLKARVAACFIDSFLVSFSAWICTAGFIAYYFGMVSPVTVLANLVIVPLAGLITLLGFSLVVTNWLSAWLCASLVPVAELAVNLLIQVNFLLISLPKAYFYLR, encoded by the coding sequence ATGAAACATCCCCTTGTTTGGATAACAGCTCTTTTTTGTTCAGGGATAATCTGTTGCGCCGCGTTAAAGATGCCGTTCATTGTTAGTTACGGACTGACAGCGGGATTATGCCTGGCTGTATTTTGTCTGCCCTCCCGGAACAGGTACAAAGATACGCTGATATTATTGCTGGTTTTTTGTTCCGGGTCCGCTTCTTACGCCAACAGCCGGGTATTGCCGGCGTCTCACATCCGCTGGTTGGGTTATAAGGCCAGGGATAATATCTGTCAGGTTAAAGGTTATATTGTCGACCAGCCGGTATTCCGGGACGGTAAAACCAGCTTTATGCTGGCGAGCCGCGAATTCTGCCTTGACCGGTCTAAACGCAATTGCTGCGGTAAGCTTATAGTTAATATCAACGGGGAAAAGTTTTTGAATTGCGGGGATATCCTGCTTTTGTCCGGAAGATTAGTCCGCCCTTTCTTCGGCGCAGGCTCCGGACCTTCCCGGAGAAAGAGAGGCTACGCGGATTACCTGTATGACCAGGGCGTATATCTGTTAATGAAAGTAGACAATCCGATCCGGGCAATCGTCCTGGGGCAAAATAAGGCGAGCCTGCTTAAGAGATTCAGTTTCAGGTTAAAGCAGGGAATAGAGCGGGTTATTTATAAGCGCCTTTCACCGGCAGCCGCGGGGATCATTGACGCGATGGTTCTGGGCGAGAAAAAAGGCGTGCCGCCGCTTATTTACAGATCAATGATGAAATCCGGCACAGTGCATATTCTGGTGGTCAGCGGATTTAATGTGGGGATTGTTATTGTTCTGATCTTCTCGGGCCTCAAGATCTTCCGGATAAGCCGTAATATCCGTTTTTATCTGGCTTTGCCTTTAATGCTGGTTTATTGTTTGATGACCGGAGCCAGCAACCCGGTTGTCCGGGCCACAATAATGGCTTTGGTTCTGGGCTTCGCCTATTATCTGAGAAGGGAAGCGGATATCTATAATGCCTGCGCGGCAGCCGCGTTGCTTATTTTGGTGATTGAACCCCGGGAATTGTTTGACATAGGTTTTCAGCTTTCTTTTGTCAGCGTCATCGCCTTAGTCTATTTATACCCGGTCCTTAAAAGGATGTTGAATATGGAAAAGCTAAAGGCGCGGGTTGCCGCATGCTTTATTGACAGTTTTCTGGTATCTTTTTCCGCCTGGATCTGCACTGCCGGATTCATCGCCTATTATTTCGGCATGGTTTCCCCGGTGACTGTATTGGCTAACCTGGTTATTGTGCCGTTAGCCGGATTAATCACCCTGCTGGGTTTCAGCCTGGTAGTTACAAATTGGTTATCCGCTTGGCTCTGCGCGAGTTTAGTCCCAGTTGCGGAACTGGCGGTCAACCTGCTTATACAGGTAAATTTCCTGTTGATCAGCCTGCCTAAAGCCTATTTTTACCTCCGGTAA
- a CDS encoding helix-hairpin-helix domain-containing protein gives MFVFTSQERKAILFLLCMTLLGIGIKFLSKRYAPVRAFACISCNAGKININQADKAALKSIPGIGEKLAQRIIEYRLKKSRINDLQELSRLKGLNKSRFERLRQSVFVE, from the coding sequence TCACCAGCCAGGAACGCAAGGCCATACTGTTTCTTTTATGCATGACCTTGCTGGGTATCGGCATTAAATTTTTGTCCAAGAGGTATGCTCCGGTAAGGGCCTTTGCCTGCATCAGCTGCAATGCCGGTAAGATCAACATTAATCAGGCGGACAAGGCGGCTTTAAAGAGCATCCCGGGGATAGGGGAGAAGCTGGCCCAGCGCATAATCGAATACCGCCTGAAAAAAAGCAGGATCAATGATCTGCAGGAGTTAAGCCGGTTAAAGGGCCTGAATAAATCCCGGTTTGAACGCTTGAGGCAGTCGGTTTTCGTGGAATAG